One part of the Haemophilus parainfluenzae genome encodes these proteins:
- a CDS encoding DUF1425 domain-containing protein — translation MKKILITATVLFLTACSSAPNIVGTNKPILNMAANLAPALDVDLSDNTAALKNKTTQQLNVLYHLYWYNTQGVTQVWPNQQESQSGNILLQPQEKKVFELPKPSTESSNYRLYLQ, via the coding sequence ATGAAAAAGATCCTAATTACAGCAACGGTATTATTTTTAACGGCTTGTTCATCTGCACCAAATATTGTGGGAACCAATAAGCCAATTTTAAATATGGCAGCAAATTTAGCACCCGCTTTAGATGTTGATTTGTCTGATAATACCGCAGCCTTAAAAAATAAAACTACACAACAACTCAATGTGCTTTACCACCTTTATTGGTATAACACACAAGGTGTAACGCAAGTTTGGCCGAATCAGCAAGAAAGCCAATCAGGCAATATTTTATTGCAACCACAAGAAAAGAAAGTGTTTGAGCTACCAAAACCAAGCACAGAAAGTAGCAATTATCGTCTTTACTTACAATAG
- the hinT gene encoding purine nucleoside phosphoramidase: MAQETIFSKIIRKEIPANIVYQDELVTAFRDISPQAKTHILIIPNKVIPTVNDVTEQDEVTLGRLFTVAAKIAKEEGIAEDGYRLIVNCNKHGGQEVFHIHMHLVGGEPLGRMLAK, translated from the coding sequence ATGGCTCAAGAAACCATTTTCAGCAAAATTATTCGTAAAGAAATTCCGGCCAATATTGTTTATCAAGATGAATTAGTAACCGCATTCCGCGATATTTCACCGCAAGCGAAAACCCATATTTTGATTATCCCAAATAAAGTGATTCCAACGGTTAATGATGTGACGGAACAAGATGAAGTTACTTTGGGTCGCTTATTTACTGTCGCGGCTAAAATTGCGAAAGAAGAAGGCATTGCCGAAGACGGTTATCGTTTGATTGTGAATTGTAATAAACACGGTGGACAAGAAGTATTCCATATTCATATGCATCTTGTTGGTGGTGAACCTTTAGGTAGAATGTTGGCGAAATAA